One genomic segment of Desulfomicrobium sp. ZS1 includes these proteins:
- a CDS encoding caspase family protein, with amino-acid sequence MRDLRFLLKTHYTRSRALVIGIDRYKNISPLEYAVSDASEFRQTLIDSLKFESDDITFLINEAATRDAIFKAFLRFSHEDIDVDERLIIFYAGHGSTQTGLRGEIGYLVPHDAVQKDFSTFIRWDDFTKNSELVRAKHVLFIMDACYGGLALTRSIGPGGARFLKDMMLRYSRQVLTAGKADEVVADSGGPLPNHSVFTGHLLEGMRGKAAAEHGVITASGLMAYVYNRVATDKNSDQTPHYGHFDGDGDLILVAPGLSALETSEMRDDDRLVSIPFALEEPAEEGTFEKVKLAKKLLSSDFSSIELHDLLAHEVRRFLSLTSEDTFPTSVHFSNEEMFDRISRYEDAVLDLSLLLACVSHWGKTIHFSTIQKFIARSSDRLESNSGLSVWLNLRWYPLILNIYTAGIAAIDAQRFDTLATIFYAQFPSEKDRDHIYTFAEYIAKKISALNSDNTFKKLPGHERQYVPHSEYLFKILQPRLDDTFFLGKNYETAFDEFEVFFALAVADIRMEKKETVWGPFGRFGWKHKLSSNGPLVKIINDANKLQGSWPPLKAGMFGGDFGRFHKVASEYLQLVEGLSWF; translated from the coding sequence ATGCGAGACCTTCGCTTTCTACTTAAAACACATTATACGCGTAGTCGGGCACTTGTAATTGGGATTGACAGGTATAAAAACATTTCTCCACTTGAATATGCTGTAAGTGACGCAAGCGAGTTTCGCCAAACACTCATTGATTCTCTTAAATTTGAATCGGATGATATTACATTTTTGATCAACGAAGCCGCAACTCGGGACGCTATCTTCAAGGCTTTTCTTCGATTCTCACATGAAGATATTGATGTAGACGAGCGATTAATTATTTTCTATGCAGGTCACGGAAGTACGCAGACTGGATTACGTGGTGAAATTGGATATCTTGTTCCTCACGATGCAGTTCAAAAAGATTTTTCAACATTTATTCGATGGGACGATTTTACAAAAAACTCTGAGCTTGTCCGTGCAAAGCATGTTTTATTTATCATGGATGCTTGCTACGGCGGCTTGGCATTGACAAGAAGTATCGGACCTGGCGGAGCTCGGTTCTTGAAAGATATGATGCTTCGGTACTCCAGGCAGGTACTTACTGCCGGTAAGGCTGATGAAGTTGTCGCAGACTCTGGTGGTCCACTTCCAAATCACTCTGTGTTCACTGGCCATCTACTTGAGGGTATGAGAGGCAAGGCTGCCGCTGAACATGGTGTAATTACAGCGAGCGGTCTGATGGCTTATGTATACAATCGAGTTGCCACCGACAAAAATTCAGATCAAACCCCACATTATGGTCATTTTGACGGTGATGGGGACCTGATTTTAGTTGCGCCTGGTCTCTCAGCGTTGGAGACTTCGGAAATGCGAGACGACGACCGTCTTGTAAGCATCCCCTTTGCATTAGAAGAACCTGCAGAGGAGGGAACCTTTGAGAAAGTTAAACTAGCGAAAAAACTGCTTTCCAGCGATTTTAGTTCTATTGAACTTCATGACTTGCTTGCTCACGAAGTTCGGCGTTTTCTCTCACTTACGTCTGAAGATACCTTTCCTACGTCAGTACATTTCTCAAATGAAGAAATGTTTGATCGTATCAGCAGATACGAAGATGCGGTGCTTGATTTATCGTTACTACTTGCATGCGTATCACATTGGGGAAAGACAATACACTTCAGTACGATACAAAAATTTATTGCTCGCTCTAGTGACCGACTTGAGTCCAATTCAGGACTTTCAGTTTGGCTAAACCTTCGCTGGTATCCATTAATTTTGAATATTTATACAGCAGGAATTGCTGCGATAGATGCACAAAGATTCGACACTCTTGCGACTATTTTCTACGCTCAATTTCCTAGTGAAAAAGATAGAGATCATATTTACACTTTTGCTGAATATATTGCAAAAAAAATATCCGCATTAAATTCAGATAATACATTCAAAAAACTCCCTGGACACGAACGACAATACGTACCCCACAGCGAATACTTATTTAAAATCCTTCAGCCACGTTTGGATGACACTTTCTTTCTAGGAAAGAACTATGAAACTGCTTTCGATGAATTTGAGGTTTTCTTTGCCTTAGCCGTAGCCGATATCAGAATGGAGAAAAAGGAAACGGTATGGGGGCCATTCGGTCGCTTTGGCTGGAAACATAAGCTTAGTAGCAACGGACCACTTGTTAAGATCATTAATGATGCCAACAAACTCCAAGGATCGTGGCCTCCTTTAAAGGCTGGAATGTTCGGTGGAGATTTCGGGCGATTTCATAAAGTGGCTTCAGAGTACTTGCAATTGGTAGAAGGTCTAAGTTGGTTTTAA
- a CDS encoding AIPR family protein — MYNFIKKQITADYFQQRFYNDGQRFVAWYLRNVLFRDMNETRDDITDGADDKQIDAIIIDDDNSIVRIIQGKFIQSGVVDAEPLREVLSSWIQIKDLSRLQNVANAKLQRKLSELAAALDEDYEVSFELITTGKLTESAQNDLEIFQKELAKLGENDDFDATIHVIDDDEIRRRYEYAIESDNPSINFKLSLSGSKFMFHEIAGTPVIVAALPLKECIKLPGIKDGTLFQKNVRQSLGSSNTVNKGIRNTITGDKRSDFFFFHNGITALCNKMDLDNETLSLHGLSVVNGCQSLNTILSCSETVKKVDDSFILVRFYEIPQRDRADKISIYTNSQSAVKARDLRSNDKRVLAIKKAYELKYPSGYFVTKRGEAAPADRNKDHVVELSGFAKNLVAWHSQRPNLSYGETKIFDKYFETLFKNKDYSPANVFALNLWMNSVFKTWVTENPLNLNETLLSMRAYAPYHHLYAIAMCFSISNNQSERVPSPSKSYEISMASGMVAEIVKVAGISLNMALEAAANEQQPANRVFSPQNWIKSKSCLSGINGAIRNYFSMLPMMPGGAEIKKKLTEATALKSEDFEYRWSAD, encoded by the coding sequence ATGTACAATTTCATAAAAAAGCAAATTACAGCAGACTATTTTCAGCAACGTTTCTATAATGACGGACAGAGATTTGTTGCTTGGTACCTACGCAATGTGCTTTTCCGTGATATGAATGAAACAAGAGATGACATTACAGATGGTGCAGACGATAAGCAGATTGATGCTATTATCATTGATGATGACAATTCGATTGTCCGCATCATACAGGGAAAATTCATTCAATCTGGCGTAGTCGACGCCGAACCTCTGCGTGAAGTTCTTTCATCATGGATACAGATTAAAGACTTATCTAGGCTTCAGAACGTAGCAAATGCAAAATTACAAAGAAAACTATCTGAACTTGCAGCGGCGCTTGACGAGGATTACGAAGTGTCGTTTGAGCTTATTACAACAGGAAAATTAACAGAGTCCGCTCAGAATGATCTAGAAATATTTCAGAAAGAATTGGCAAAGCTTGGAGAAAATGACGACTTCGATGCCACCATTCACGTAATAGACGACGACGAAATTAGGCGACGTTATGAATACGCAATCGAGTCGGACAATCCTAGTATCAATTTCAAACTCAGTCTTAGTGGAAGCAAATTCATGTTTCATGAAATTGCTGGAACACCAGTAATTGTCGCAGCTCTCCCATTAAAGGAATGCATTAAACTTCCAGGGATCAAAGATGGGACACTTTTTCAGAAAAATGTCCGTCAAAGCTTGGGTTCGAGCAATACAGTAAATAAAGGCATTAGAAACACCATTACAGGTGATAAACGTTCAGATTTTTTCTTCTTTCACAACGGTATCACCGCTTTGTGTAACAAAATGGATTTAGATAACGAAACGCTTTCGCTGCACGGCTTAAGTGTGGTGAATGGCTGTCAATCACTAAACACAATACTTTCATGTAGCGAAACCGTGAAGAAAGTAGATGACTCATTCATTCTTGTTAGATTTTACGAGATACCACAAAGGGATCGTGCTGATAAAATTTCAATCTATACAAACTCTCAAAGCGCCGTTAAGGCTCGCGACTTGAGAAGTAACGATAAACGTGTTTTAGCAATTAAGAAAGCATACGAACTAAAGTATCCAAGCGGATACTTTGTTACAAAGCGAGGTGAAGCGGCACCCGCTGACAGAAACAAAGACCATGTTGTCGAATTGTCGGGGTTTGCAAAAAATCTCGTTGCTTGGCACTCGCAAAGGCCCAACCTTTCTTACGGCGAAACGAAGATTTTTGACAAATACTTTGAGACGCTTTTTAAGAACAAGGACTACTCGCCAGCAAACGTCTTTGCACTCAATTTATGGATGAACTCAGTATTCAAAACTTGGGTAACTGAAAATCCTCTTAATCTAAATGAAACGTTGCTTTCAATGCGTGCCTATGCGCCGTATCATCATTTATACGCTATAGCTATGTGCTTCTCAATATCAAATAATCAATCTGAAAGGGTTCCAAGTCCATCTAAGTCATACGAAATTTCAATGGCATCTGGCATGGTAGCTGAAATTGTTAAGGTAGCTGGAATTAGCCTCAATATGGCACTGGAAGCAGCAGCTAATGAACAGCAGCCTGCCAATAGAGTATTTAGTCCACAGAACTGGATCAAGTCGAAAAGTTGTCTATCAGGTATCAACGGTGCAATACGAAACTATTTCAGTATGCTGCCAATGATGCCTGGTGGCGCTGAAATAAAAAAGAAATTGACAGAGGCAACCGCTTTGAAAAGCGAAGACTTCGAATATCGATGGTCCGCTGACTAA
- the istA gene encoding IS21 family transposase — protein sequence MHEIRHVIARMRLGESDRDIARAGAMGRPKAAQLRVLALEQGWLDRSQPLPPNDVLESLLQLPRRTQPSQSLAKPFVDQICTWADEGIQITTIHQALVERYGFTGSYDSVRRLLKSHQKSAPVATVFLDHPPAETAQIDFGAGPVITDVHNGEVMKTWFFVMTLPCSKHMYAELVTNQRVETWLGCHRRAFEHFGGTPLKTVIDNPKCAITRACYYEPEVQRAYAEFAEGYSFLVSACPPRDPQKKGVVESNIKYVKNSFAKLREFRSLADANRQLHEWVMGIAGNRIHGTTKQKPLVRFAEMEKDFLRPLPDIAPELAAWASVKLHGNCHVQFEKAFYSAPFTLVHKSLWLRATEKTVQIFHEQKLVATHPRLSKPGARSTVQDHLPPEATAYLMRDPQWCLAQAEKIGERCLELVHDLFTHRVLDNLRAVQGLLQLQGRYGKRRLEAACARALDHGAGTYRNVKNILEKGLDQQNLSLPIALPDAYGGTSRFTRNSDLLN from the coding sequence ATGCACGAAATACGTCACGTCATCGCCCGGATGCGACTAGGCGAGTCTGACCGGGATATTGCCCGCGCAGGCGCAATGGGGCGGCCTAAAGCCGCGCAGCTTCGCGTCCTGGCGTTGGAGCAAGGCTGGCTGGACCGCAGTCAACCCCTCCCGCCCAACGATGTCCTGGAATCCCTGCTTCAGCTCCCAAGGAGAACGCAACCATCACAGTCCCTGGCAAAGCCCTTTGTCGACCAGATCTGCACATGGGCCGACGAGGGGATACAGATCACGACGATCCATCAGGCTCTGGTCGAACGTTACGGCTTCACTGGAAGCTACGACTCGGTGCGACGCCTGCTCAAGAGCCACCAGAAGTCAGCGCCGGTAGCCACTGTCTTCCTTGATCATCCTCCAGCCGAGACCGCCCAGATCGACTTTGGCGCAGGCCCCGTCATCACCGACGTCCATAACGGCGAGGTCATGAAGACGTGGTTCTTCGTCATGACGCTCCCGTGCAGTAAGCACATGTACGCCGAGCTGGTCACCAACCAGCGCGTGGAAACCTGGCTGGGCTGCCATCGCCGGGCTTTCGAACATTTCGGCGGCACGCCACTCAAGACAGTCATCGACAACCCCAAGTGCGCCATCACCCGCGCCTGTTACTACGAGCCAGAAGTCCAGCGGGCTTATGCCGAGTTTGCCGAGGGGTACTCCTTCCTGGTCTCCGCATGCCCTCCGCGTGACCCGCAAAAAAAGGGCGTCGTCGAATCGAACATCAAATACGTCAAAAACAGCTTCGCAAAGTTGCGAGAGTTCCGCAGTCTGGCTGACGCCAACCGCCAACTCCACGAATGGGTCATGGGCATAGCCGGAAACCGCATTCACGGCACGACCAAGCAGAAGCCCTTGGTTCGTTTCGCCGAGATGGAGAAGGATTTCCTGCGTCCCCTGCCGGATATCGCGCCCGAACTGGCAGCATGGGCATCGGTGAAGTTGCATGGCAACTGCCATGTCCAGTTCGAAAAAGCCTTCTATTCCGCCCCATTCACGCTGGTCCACAAGTCTCTCTGGCTGCGTGCCACGGAGAAGACCGTGCAGATCTTCCATGAACAAAAACTCGTGGCTACTCATCCCCGGCTGTCAAAACCTGGCGCACGCAGCACGGTGCAGGACCATTTGCCGCCGGAAGCCACGGCTTACCTGATGCGTGATCCGCAGTGGTGCTTGGCTCAGGCTGAAAAAATCGGAGAACGCTGCCTGGAACTGGTCCATGATCTCTTTACCCACCGCGTCCTCGACAACCTGCGAGCTGTTCAAGGTCTGCTGCAACTTCAGGGTCGTTACGGCAAACGACGACTGGAGGCGGCCTGCGCCAGAGCCCTGGATCACGGAGCCGGAACGTACCGCAACGTGAAGAATATCCTGGAGAAGGGTTTGGACCAACAAAACCTCTCCCTGCCAATCGCCCTGCCTGATGCCTACGGCGGAACGTCCCGCTTCACCCGCAACTCTGACCTGCTCAACTAA
- the istB gene encoding IS21-like element helper ATPase IstB, with amino-acid sequence MNPMPQLTPHLKQLRLSGILDSLEIRNRQAVEQKLAYTDFLALLIEDEIARREQRKLVMRQRRAGINAQKTLESYDFTFNLGVNQAQIMDLATCRYLEEKVPVLIVGPCGTGKSHLAQALGHIAVRRGYDTVFASHAKLLGQLASARAVGNFERKLAALTKADLLIIDDFGLKPMRPGQDEDFHDVIADRYERRPTIITSNLDFSEWNDAFHNKLLGAATLDRIKHGAYQIMLDGKSYRTPRMDVSPCRGDS; translated from the coding sequence ATGAACCCCATGCCTCAACTCACGCCGCACCTGAAACAACTCCGCCTCTCCGGCATCCTGGACTCCCTGGAGATCCGCAACCGTCAAGCCGTGGAACAGAAGCTCGCCTACACCGATTTCCTGGCCCTGCTCATCGAAGACGAGATCGCCCGCCGTGAGCAGCGCAAACTCGTCATGAGGCAGCGCCGGGCCGGCATCAACGCGCAGAAGACGCTCGAAAGCTACGACTTCACCTTCAACCTCGGGGTGAACCAGGCGCAGATCATGGATCTGGCCACCTGTCGCTACCTGGAGGAGAAGGTCCCGGTGCTCATCGTCGGCCCCTGCGGCACCGGGAAGAGCCACCTTGCCCAGGCACTGGGCCACATCGCCGTACGTCGCGGCTACGACACCGTGTTTGCCTCCCATGCTAAGCTGCTGGGCCAGCTCGCCTCAGCACGGGCCGTGGGCAACTTCGAGCGCAAGCTGGCGGCACTGACCAAGGCAGACCTGCTCATCATCGACGACTTCGGTCTCAAGCCCATGCGCCCCGGGCAGGACGAAGACTTCCACGACGTCATCGCGGATCGCTACGAGCGGCGGCCAACGATCATCACGAGCAATCTGGACTTCTCGGAATGGAACGACGCCTTCCACAACAAACTGCTGGGGGCAGCCACTCTCGACCGGATCAAGCACGGCGCCTATCAGATCATGCTGGACGGCAAGAGCTACAGGACTCCTCGCATGGATGTTTCTCCTTGCAGAGGCGACTCATAA
- a CDS encoding helix-turn-helix transcriptional regulator produces the protein MSNSMESVKCSEQFLLIQRELSIKQTDMAKAAGISRQSMHSFMKTDGNSEPKFSHIQQLGQTYGIDMNWLFYGTGDMFLPDASQTTARHLRLAHARNIDESQPEDLTELAINTYDDAKSCEAQLRLIDKVCEVMKENEASKDMINKAVLAIISK, from the coding sequence ATGTCAAACAGCATGGAAAGCGTAAAATGTTCAGAACAGTTTCTGCTCATTCAGCGCGAGCTCAGTATAAAGCAGACCGACATGGCCAAGGCCGCCGGAATCAGCCGGCAATCCATGCATAGTTTCATGAAGACGGACGGAAATTCAGAACCAAAGTTCTCGCATATCCAGCAGCTTGGCCAAACTTATGGCATTGATATGAATTGGCTTTTCTACGGCACAGGGGACATGTTCCTCCCGGACGCATCGCAGACAACAGCACGCCACCTGCGCCTGGCCCATGCCCGAAACATTGACGAATCGCAGCCGGAGGATCTCACCGAACTTGCGATCAATACATATGATGATGCGAAGTCTTGCGAAGCGCAGCTTCGGCTAATCGACAAAGTTTGCGAAGTAATGAAGGAAAATGAAGCAAGTAAAGATATGATAAATAAGGCTGTTTTGGCTATAATTTCCAAATAA
- a CDS encoding type II toxin-antitoxin system Phd/YefM family antitoxin, producing MSTAVVPMHQAKSTLSQLVKRAADGETIFIGSYGRAEAVLSSAANAKPKKRLGLLEGQLIVPDDFDEPLPAEILAAFEGEAK from the coding sequence ATGTCCACAGCCGTAGTGCCTATGCACCAGGCAAAGAGTACCCTTTCACAGTTGGTCAAACGAGCCGCCGATGGTGAAACCATTTTCATCGGCAGTTATGGCCGGGCGGAGGCCGTACTGTCTTCAGCCGCCAACGCCAAGCCCAAGAAACGCCTTGGCCTTCTGGAAGGCCAGCTGATTGTTCCCGATGATTTTGACGAACCCTTGCCTGCGGAAATTCTCGCCGCCTTTGAGGGGGAAGCCAAATGA
- a CDS encoding type II toxin-antitoxin system VapC family toxin, translated as MRLLLDTNALLWALINGPRIDPVRELLLADENEVFVSTVSWWEIAIKTNIGKLDANLSELRASAQESGFLELPLLGSHAEMLATLSRYHNDPFDHMLVAQAMAEPMRLITGDGVLAKYTPLVILI; from the coding sequence ATGAGGCTGCTGCTGGATACCAACGCGCTGCTCTGGGCGTTGATCAACGGACCGCGCATTGACCCGGTGAGAGAGCTGTTGCTTGCGGACGAGAACGAAGTTTTTGTGAGCACCGTCTCCTGGTGGGAAATCGCCATCAAAACGAATATCGGAAAACTGGACGCCAACTTGTCTGAACTTCGCGCTTCAGCGCAGGAAAGCGGGTTTCTGGAGCTGCCGCTTCTCGGCTCACACGCGGAAATGCTGGCGACACTATCCAGGTACCACAACGATCCTTTTGATCACATGCTGGTGGCCCAGGCCATGGCCGAACCCATGCGGCTGATCACCGGCGACGGAGTCCTCGCCAAGTACACGCCTCTGGTCATTCTTATTTAG
- a CDS encoding GNAT family N-acetyltransferase — MTESFSAPTPLTASHDVSSFSCAEPSLGDWLRHRAMKNQGSGATRTYVVCFGNTVVGYYSLAVGSIEHRFVAGSIKRNMPEPIPVMILARLAVDRRYAGQCIGTGMLRDALLRTLQAAEIAGIRAMLVHALSEQAASFYRRRGFTASPFDPLVLFLALDHVGIRLAGS, encoded by the coding sequence GTGACCGAATCGTTTTCCGCCCCCACGCCCTTGACCGCGTCACATGACGTATCCTCCTTTTCCTGCGCGGAGCCGTCGCTGGGTGACTGGTTGCGTCATCGGGCAATGAAAAACCAAGGCTCCGGCGCAACCCGCACCTATGTGGTCTGTTTCGGCAACACGGTCGTCGGCTACTACTCCTTGGCCGTGGGCAGCATCGAGCACCGCTTTGTGGCAGGCTCCATCAAACGCAACATGCCGGAACCCATTCCCGTCATGATCCTGGCCCGCCTAGCGGTGGACCGGCGGTATGCGGGGCAGTGCATCGGCACGGGCATGCTGCGCGACGCCCTGCTGCGGACGCTCCAGGCGGCGGAAATCGCGGGAATTCGCGCCATGCTCGTCCATGCCCTCAGTGAACAGGCAGCATCCTTTTATCGGAGGCGGGGATTCACGGCGTCGCCCTTTGATCCGCTCGTACTGTTCCTTGCCCTGGACCATGTCGGAATCCGGCTTGCCGGTTCATAA
- a CDS encoding DUF1778 domain-containing protein gives MTATASINLRISDEEKALIDQAAQSLGKSRTAFILENTLRLAEEVVLDRTRFTLDSTQWEQFGAALDNPPSEEQLQGLATLFQAKAPWQQQ, from the coding sequence ATGACCGCCACCGCATCCATCAATCTGCGTATTTCCGACGAGGAAAAGGCCTTGATCGATCAGGCCGCCCAGAGCCTCGGAAAGAGCCGGACGGCCTTTATTCTCGAAAACACCCTGCGTCTGGCCGAGGAAGTCGTTCTTGACCGCACGCGCTTCACGCTGGACAGCACGCAGTGGGAACAATTCGGAGCAGCCCTGGACAATCCGCCTTCCGAAGAACAGCTCCAGGGCCTCGCCACCCTTTTCCAGGCCAAGGCCCCGTGGCAGCAGCAGTGA
- a CDS encoding B12-binding domain-containing radical SAM protein, with protein MYDIVLTTLNARYIHPGIGLRSLHANLHDLRHLAVIQEFVISDQLLDVAEKILAHRPKIIGLGVYIWNGRECEQLVRILKSLAPEVLLVLGGPEVSHFPHRLDFSLADHVICGEGEEQFYQLCSAYLTGSTGLPRIITASPPDPDRLVMPYALYTDEDVAHRVIYVEASRGCPFSCEFCLSSIDKQVRYFDPDRFLRELATLWERGARNFKFIDRTFNLNMQRIGPILDFFLQREPPFLVHFEVVPEHFPFELREKLAQFPPGTLQLEVGIQTLNADVAASIHRRLDMDRITANLRFLEEETNAHLHVDLIIGLPGESADSFGRNLNQLAGLTRAEIQLGVLKKLSGTTLSRHDAAHKMTYLPHPPYEILANDLIDFTAMQDLKRMARFWDLLYNSGNFNGSVRLLWPDQDVYAGFLRFSKWLYGATESTWQIALKRLAELFFAYLTEELGLAKDEAANAIAADLLKVKGRPLPVVISDNMTVHPGSLQARNTVSPGKRQARHAE; from the coding sequence ATGTATGATATTGTTCTCACCACGCTGAATGCCCGGTATATCCACCCCGGCATCGGGCTGCGCTCCCTGCACGCCAATCTGCATGACCTGCGGCACCTAGCCGTTATCCAGGAATTCGTCATTTCGGATCAGCTGCTCGATGTTGCTGAAAAAATCCTGGCCCATCGTCCCAAAATCATTGGCCTGGGCGTCTACATCTGGAACGGGAGGGAATGCGAACAGCTGGTGCGTATTCTCAAATCCCTTGCGCCTGAGGTGCTGCTTGTTCTTGGCGGGCCGGAGGTCAGCCATTTTCCGCACCGGCTCGACTTTTCCCTGGCCGACCACGTGATCTGCGGTGAAGGCGAAGAGCAGTTCTATCAGCTCTGCTCCGCCTATCTGACAGGCAGCACCGGGTTGCCCCGGATCATCACGGCCAGCCCACCCGATCCGGATCGTCTGGTCATGCCGTATGCCTTGTACACCGACGAGGACGTCGCGCACCGGGTCATTTATGTGGAAGCGTCCAGGGGGTGCCCCTTTTCCTGCGAATTTTGCCTGTCCTCCATCGACAAGCAGGTCCGCTATTTCGATCCGGACCGCTTTCTGCGCGAACTGGCCACGCTCTGGGAGCGCGGGGCGCGCAACTTCAAGTTCATCGACCGCACGTTCAACCTGAACATGCAGCGGATCGGCCCGATTCTGGATTTTTTCCTGCAGCGGGAACCGCCGTTTCTGGTCCATTTTGAAGTTGTGCCCGAACATTTCCCTTTTGAATTGCGGGAGAAGCTTGCCCAGTTTCCTCCGGGCACCCTGCAACTGGAAGTCGGCATCCAGACCCTGAACGCGGATGTGGCCGCGTCCATTCACCGGCGGCTGGATATGGACAGAATCACGGCCAACCTGCGCTTTTTGGAAGAAGAGACCAATGCCCATCTGCATGTGGATCTGATCATCGGGCTGCCAGGGGAAAGCGCGGACAGCTTTGGCCGCAACCTGAACCAACTGGCGGGCCTGACCAGGGCGGAAATCCAGCTGGGCGTGCTGAAGAAACTGTCCGGCACCACCCTCAGCAGACACGATGCCGCGCACAAAATGACCTATCTGCCCCATCCCCCGTACGAAATACTGGCCAACGACCTGATTGACTTTACAGCCATGCAGGACTTGAAGCGCATGGCCCGGTTCTGGGATCTGCTCTATAACAGCGGTAATTTTAATGGCAGCGTGCGCCTGCTGTGGCCGGATCAGGATGTCTATGCGGGATTTCTGCGGTTTTCGAAATGGCTGTACGGCGCGACCGAGTCCACCTGGCAGATTGCCTTGAAACGCCTGGCGGAACTCTTTTTCGCTTACCTGACCGAGGAGCTTGGTCTGGCCAAGGACGAGGCGGCCAACGCCATCGCCGCCGATCTTCTCAAGGTCAAAGGCCGACCTCTGCCCGTGGTTATTTCAGACAACATGACCGTCCATCCCGGCTCCTTGCAGGCCAGGAATACGGTAAGCCCTGGGAAGAGACAGGCCAGGCATGCGGAGTGA